From Bifidobacterium longum subsp. longum JCM 1217, one genomic window encodes:
- a CDS encoding peptidoglycan bridge formation glycyltransferase FemA/FemB family protein, protein MIYDITPITFNQLDLLSAGHPQGGFQQTGHMAHLAEPDVDATDLIGVTRNGVLSAGCLIAWTRGRLGPEGSIWLGPLCALDDPKLLEHMTRGIRLAARRRHAVSVTCWPNIEYQRHDAAGNPIGAPDTMILDAYRSCGWRHQGFDTGYGKVVNRWNWIRTFDGIKDEKTLLASYKPRTRWSVNRARTSGVRVRELGADELGTFVDIERKTAGRRGFTARDEDYYRRFKETFGSRARFMLAEIHAGELLTRLTAEYDKLAERLDLLRTQYENHPTSRIKRQEDDITRNLTAMEHRLNEARALASRGSVIPAACALFVEHRREIVYLTAGALPEYRSYQAPALLVHEGMLRLCVNRSRMPRFNMYGITGVFNDPDDEGRGVLEFKQGFDGHAEELVGACTLPTSTIRYKLSEAAHTIKLLKEAGR, encoded by the coding sequence TTGATCTACGACATCACACCCATCACCTTCAACCAACTGGATCTGCTGTCTGCCGGACATCCGCAGGGCGGATTCCAGCAGACCGGGCACATGGCTCATCTCGCCGAACCGGACGTGGACGCCACGGATCTGATCGGCGTGACCCGCAACGGCGTTCTATCGGCCGGCTGCCTGATCGCGTGGACACGAGGCCGGCTTGGCCCGGAAGGCAGCATCTGGCTCGGACCGTTATGCGCGCTCGATGATCCGAAACTCCTCGAACACATGACCCGTGGAATCCGGCTCGCCGCACGCCGCCGCCATGCCGTGTCCGTCACATGCTGGCCGAACATCGAATACCAAAGGCATGACGCGGCCGGGAACCCGATCGGGGCCCCCGACACGATGATCCTCGACGCCTACCGGTCATGCGGCTGGAGGCATCAGGGATTCGACACCGGATACGGAAAAGTCGTCAACCGTTGGAATTGGATCAGAACCTTCGACGGGATCAAGGATGAGAAGACGCTGCTCGCCTCCTATAAGCCGCGCACCCGGTGGAGCGTGAACCGGGCGAGAACGTCAGGCGTGCGAGTACGCGAACTCGGTGCGGATGAGCTCGGCACGTTCGTGGACATCGAACGGAAGACCGCAGGACGACGCGGCTTCACGGCCCGCGACGAAGACTATTACCGCCGGTTCAAGGAGACATTCGGAAGCCGAGCCCGTTTCATGCTCGCCGAGATCCACGCCGGGGAACTTCTGACCAGACTGACCGCCGAATACGACAAACTCGCCGAACGGCTGGACCTGCTGCGAACCCAATACGAGAATCATCCCACATCTCGAATCAAACGGCAGGAGGACGACATCACCCGCAACCTGACCGCCATGGAACACCGCCTCAACGAGGCGCGCGCACTGGCTTCCCGCGGCAGCGTCATTCCTGCGGCATGCGCCCTGTTCGTGGAACACCGGCGTGAAATCGTGTATCTGACAGCCGGCGCGCTCCCCGAATACCGTTCGTATCAGGCTCCCGCCTTGTTGGTCCATGAGGGAATGCTCCGCCTGTGCGTCAACCGTAGCCGGATGCCACGCTTCAACATGTACGGCATCACCGGCGTATTCAACGACCCGGATGACGAGGGCCGTGGGGTGTTGGAATTCAAGCAGGGGTTCGACGGGCATGCCGAGGAGCTGGTTGGAGCATGCACTCTACCGACCAGCACGATCCGATACAAGCTCAGCGAAGCCGCGCACACAATCAAACTACTGAAGGAAGCCGGTCGATGA
- a CDS encoding WhiB family transcriptional regulator has translation MESDLRRESPGFSRGEDVNEIAKQACLSCPVRAECLRQALETGEQYGIWGGMTPEERRDLARRDMRRRRIAAVRMRGLAR, from the coding sequence TTGGAGTCCGATCTGCGAAGGGAATCCCCCGGCTTTAGCCGCGGGGAGGATGTCAACGAGATCGCGAAACAGGCGTGCCTGTCCTGCCCGGTGCGGGCCGAATGCCTCCGCCAGGCGTTGGAGACGGGCGAACAGTACGGGATCTGGGGCGGCATGACCCCGGAGGAACGGCGTGATCTGGCGCGCCGGGACATGCGGCGCCGTCGCATCGCCGCCGTCCGGATGCGGGGCCTCGCGCGCTGA
- a CDS encoding 5' nucleotidase, NT5C type, which translates to MTRTIMVDIDNTIADYTNGLRDYIRECGHGEDECPCPEPTAYDFTLTGGWPFSGDAKSFRWWHTRAVADGLYSREEPYEGAAEALNQLHDAGWNVIMATSRADDRRGESQRWLHRNGFQFDGYYNGDKTLLTPDVLIDDRPVTLEAMAAKGVTVLHPDHAYCTAAPGRMFRRWAAVPLILGGVR; encoded by the coding sequence TTGACCAGGACAATCATGGTGGACATCGACAACACGATCGCCGACTATACGAACGGTCTGCGCGACTACATCCGCGAATGCGGACATGGCGAGGACGAATGCCCGTGCCCGGAGCCGACGGCCTACGATTTCACGCTGACCGGCGGATGGCCGTTCAGCGGCGACGCGAAATCGTTCCGCTGGTGGCATACGCGCGCCGTCGCCGACGGTCTCTACTCACGCGAAGAACCCTATGAGGGAGCCGCCGAAGCCTTGAACCAGCTGCACGATGCGGGCTGGAACGTCATCATGGCGACCAGCCGCGCGGACGACCGGCGCGGCGAAAGCCAACGCTGGCTGCACCGCAACGGCTTCCAGTTCGACGGCTACTATAACGGCGACAAGACGCTGCTCACACCGGACGTGCTCATCGACGACAGGCCCGTCACATTGGAGGCGATGGCCGCGAAGGGCGTGACCGTACTGCATCCCGATCATGCGTACTGCACGGCCGCGCCGGGCCGCATGTTCCGCCGGTGGGCCGCGGTGCCCCTGATCCTGGGAGGCGTGCGATGA
- a CDS encoding TPM domain-containing protein: MTGIIAGLLLLAGCGSVAASDRSGTYVPPDDPAGNIFVKDIGDVLDKATEQRIYGLNKSWESRKDKPQLLVVTLKSLDGDSIENKATELFDKYKPGEKGKDTGLLYLLSVEDRKDRLEVGYGLESVIPDADAADIIDTAHSDYKDGDWSKGVNKVVDGIETSIEDGSPTKYLTAQRKKEQAGGITIAVMLIVFFLGSCILVCRDFIRSGGHPSSLSSSDDGWSSLGSSSGGWSGGSSSDGGSSFGGGSSGGGGASGSW, from the coding sequence ATGACCGGCATCATCGCCGGACTGCTCCTGTTGGCGGGCTGCGGTTCCGTCGCGGCCTCCGACAGGTCGGGCACGTATGTGCCGCCGGATGATCCGGCCGGCAACATCTTCGTCAAGGACATCGGCGACGTGCTCGACAAGGCCACGGAACAACGGATCTACGGCCTGAACAAATCATGGGAGTCACGCAAGGACAAACCCCAGCTGCTGGTCGTCACCCTGAAATCATTGGACGGGGACAGCATCGAGAACAAGGCGACCGAACTGTTCGACAAATACAAGCCGGGAGAGAAGGGCAAGGACACGGGACTCCTCTACCTGCTGTCCGTCGAAGATCGCAAGGATCGTCTCGAGGTCGGATACGGGCTCGAATCCGTGATTCCGGATGCGGATGCGGCCGACATCATCGATACGGCCCACTCCGATTACAAGGACGGCGACTGGAGCAAGGGGGTCAACAAGGTGGTGGACGGCATCGAAACCAGTATCGAGGACGGTTCCCCCACGAAATACCTGACGGCGCAACGGAAGAAGGAACAGGCCGGTGGCATCACGATCGCCGTCATGCTCATCGTGTTCTTTCTCGGAAGCTGCATTCTCGTGTGCCGTGATTTCATCAGATCGGGCGGCCATCCATCGTCGCTTTCATCCTCCGATGACGGGTGGTCTTCGCTCGGCTCCTCTTCTGGCGGCTGGTCCGGAGGAAGCTCTTCAGACGGTGGTTCCTCGTTCGGCGGCGGCTCATCCGGCGGCGGCGGGGCATCCGGCAGCTGGTAA
- a CDS encoding DEAD/DEAH box helicase family protein → MVKSLTIGLVDDGVATWNPVSDGNLLVTGGAGCGKTWWLTHTLIPGLNEMGQRVYMFDGYVDRGYTKPVQGVIPVNDPTSILEEPDSFLIIDHVNPGLEDDSALMETVRESDARIPIILSVQLVPDREQWSAWAELDIFSSKYTGMPWARMGIWESTSRERPQVVAI, encoded by the coding sequence ATGGTGAAAAGCCTCACAATCGGATTGGTCGATGATGGCGTTGCGACATGGAACCCGGTTTCCGATGGGAACCTACTGGTGACGGGTGGCGCGGGATGCGGCAAGACCTGGTGGCTGACACACACCCTGATACCTGGTCTCAACGAAATGGGGCAACGGGTCTATATGTTTGACGGGTATGTGGATCGAGGTTATACCAAGCCCGTGCAAGGTGTGATTCCGGTGAACGATCCCACGTCCATCTTGGAAGAGCCGGATTCCTTTCTGATTATCGACCATGTGAATCCGGGTCTTGAAGACGATTCAGCTTTGATGGAGACGGTAAGGGAGAGTGACGCCCGTATCCCGATTATCCTGTCCGTCCAACTGGTTCCAGACCGGGAGCAATGGTCCGCATGGGCAGAACTGGACATATTTTCATCCAAATACACCGGCATGCCGTGGGCTCGGATGGGAATCTGGGAATCCACGAGTCGCGAGAGACCACAGGTGGTGGCTATATGA
- a CDS encoding RNA ligase family protein: MSSRKLVSVQEITNIEPIEGADRIEVARILGWRVVVGKDMHLKPGDRVAYFETDSLLPAYDPRYKAFQARGQKTMIVGSMEITGHVLRTVKLRGVYSQGLIMRLDELGFRYTPPVGTDITDKANVLKYEEPLPMGGAQIGRFDAPCSKSDAPRLQTLTDHWDEIKTLKAVPTVKVDGASTTLSMDERGQVHVYSRNWELDSMSSNMRLAKRFQLDKMLWPGMAVQFELCGPGIQSNRLKLPAQRPFVFAVWKDHHKIDRDQWPTGMPNLAVPELDENEWALTGSVDDMIAKVDGLRGNVTKDRLDEGIVWHLREDQQLSEGLANELGANRCFKIINNKYLTKNGL; encoded by the coding sequence ATGAGCAGCAGGAAACTCGTCAGCGTACAGGAAATCACCAACATCGAGCCCATCGAGGGGGCCGATCGCATCGAAGTCGCCCGCATATTGGGGTGGCGTGTGGTCGTCGGCAAGGACATGCATCTGAAGCCGGGGGACAGGGTCGCCTATTTCGAGACGGACAGTCTTCTGCCCGCCTATGACCCGCGTTACAAGGCGTTCCAGGCTCGCGGTCAGAAGACCATGATCGTCGGTTCCATGGAAATCACCGGCCATGTGCTGCGCACCGTGAAACTGCGCGGAGTGTATTCGCAGGGTCTCATCATGCGTTTGGATGAACTCGGATTCCGGTATACGCCCCCTGTCGGCACGGACATCACCGATAAGGCGAATGTGCTCAAATACGAGGAGCCCCTGCCGATGGGCGGTGCTCAGATTGGCCGGTTCGACGCGCCCTGCTCCAAGTCGGACGCGCCACGTTTGCAGACGCTCACCGACCACTGGGATGAAATCAAGACGTTGAAAGCCGTGCCGACCGTGAAGGTCGATGGCGCCAGCACCACGCTCAGCATGGACGAACGAGGACAAGTCCACGTGTACTCACGCAACTGGGAGCTTGACTCCATGTCCTCGAACATGCGGCTCGCCAAAAGATTCCAGTTGGACAAGATGCTATGGCCCGGCATGGCCGTCCAGTTCGAGCTATGTGGCCCCGGTATCCAATCAAACCGTTTGAAACTGCCGGCCCAACGTCCGTTCGTCTTCGCCGTCTGGAAAGACCATCACAAGATCGACCGCGACCAGTGGCCGACGGGAATGCCGAATCTTGCCGTTCCCGAACTCGACGAAAACGAGTGGGCATTGACGGGGAGCGTGGACGACATGATCGCCAAAGTAGACGGGTTGCGTGGCAACGTCACCAAAGACCGTCTGGACGAGGGCATCGTCTGGCATCTGCGCGAAGACCAGCAGTTGTCCGAAGGATTGGCGAACGAACTGGGAGCCAATCGGTGCTTCAAAATCATCAACAACAAATACCTGACGAAGAACGGACTATGA
- a CDS encoding TPM domain-containing protein, whose amino-acid sequence MRFSAGFGTRGISRGNLMGKLVNGIIAAIATLFIMAGISMPALAATDDTYVPKNDSAGNIFVQDQANVLSAETEKHVYDLNKSWESREDKPQLLVVTVSTLDGVPIERKAKELFDRYKPGMKGKNTGLVYLLSIKDHKDRLTVGTGIGQTFNQSTCESIINSGHADYKKSYWNAGISKVLDNIASTVQDMPEISSASTSATTPAPMPAWTGVLGVVIVVVGSVLLLIWGLQSDDKSEQTDYSELDNAQRDHSEPDTGRAPLDPSYIAEAAPSRGFDARDAIILTQAVALASRPDRQEHDRSSENDSINDDP is encoded by the coding sequence ATGAGATTTTCTGCGGGTTTTGGAACAAGAGGCATATCGAGGGGAAACCTGATGGGCAAACTGGTTAACGGAATCATCGCGGCCATCGCCACACTGTTCATCATGGCCGGCATTTCCATGCCGGCATTGGCCGCAACCGATGATACGTATGTTCCGAAGAACGATTCTGCTGGCAATATCTTCGTGCAGGATCAGGCGAACGTACTCAGCGCTGAAACTGAAAAACATGTTTACGACCTGAATAAGTCGTGGGAGTCACGTGAGGACAAGCCGCAGCTGCTCGTCGTCACCGTCTCCACTTTGGATGGTGTGCCCATCGAACGGAAGGCGAAGGAACTGTTCGACCGGTACAAACCCGGCATGAAAGGCAAGAACACAGGCCTCGTATACCTGCTGTCCATCAAGGACCATAAGGACCGGCTAACCGTCGGCACGGGGATTGGACAGACATTCAACCAATCCACGTGCGAGAGCATCATCAACTCCGGGCATGCGGACTATAAGAAATCATACTGGAACGCCGGCATCAGCAAAGTCCTGGACAATATCGCTTCAACAGTGCAAGACATGCCCGAGATTTCATCCGCATCAACGTCGGCTACAACCCCCGCACCAATGCCGGCATGGACCGGGGTTCTCGGCGTGGTGATTGTTGTGGTCGGCTCGGTGCTCTTGCTGATATGGGGATTGCAGTCAGATGACAAGAGTGAACAAACGGATTATTCCGAACTAGACAACGCGCAGCGGGACCATTCCGAGCCGGACACCGGCCGAGCACCGCTTGACCCATCCTATATTGCAGAAGCCGCACCCTCTCGTGGATTCGATGCTCGGGACGCGATAATCCTCACCCAAGCCGTCGCGCTTGCATCGAGACCGGACAGACAGGAGCACGATCGTTCCTCCGAAAATGATTCCATCAACGATGACCCCTAG
- a CDS encoding RNA-guided endonuclease InsQ/TnpB family protein, which yields MSQKVVLERVTLDGAKPFTGYADRHDPESERLYARSGGQAMDWLCDAWRYRFNQLRSNRCKYGKDKTLVPIGGEPDTRSVSRSRSECSWLAAVPSLILESPTRIERVEWFTAVQRRKTLLGKRLKPGRMPRFKSYKRDGQRFVCWHNGGRNAVYRQVNRNHGIITITGQNPKGMSLPGEPLRYRILLHVRVSQPIREYTAIQVDWTNRTVVFNNTPTPVKHEPTGRAVGIDRGCVHAAADSDGRFMDLPKDRLKAIDREIRKRQKAQARRAGNAGYSSEREYAKSGKTSRAYRRTRLEIGRLHAKSKRILDDVYQKYTTRLVRENDLIVLENLRLANMSRRNKPVPDPLHEGGYLPNGQAAKHGLNRSLRQASMGRLSSMLAYKTRLAEGVGMILVNPAYTSQTCSRCGHVDKKNRESQAVFVCKKCSYTANADVNAARNILERGLDTLAVTSENLWGADGTPVEQGRKTNGNATRESVAVS from the coding sequence ATGAGTCAGAAAGTCGTGTTGGAACGCGTGACGTTGGACGGAGCCAAGCCGTTCACCGGCTACGCCGACCGGCACGACCCCGAATCCGAAAGACTGTACGCGCGTTCGGGCGGTCAGGCGATGGACTGGCTGTGCGACGCTTGGCGATACCGGTTCAACCAATTGCGTTCCAACCGTTGCAAATACGGCAAGGACAAAACCCTCGTCCCCATCGGAGGCGAACCCGACACTCGCAGCGTCAGCCGGTCCCGAAGCGAATGTTCTTGGCTGGCGGCGGTGCCGTCCCTCATATTGGAGTCACCGACACGAATCGAACGGGTCGAATGGTTCACCGCCGTGCAACGACGCAAGACCCTGCTAGGCAAACGGTTGAAGCCGGGACGAATGCCCCGGTTCAAATCATACAAGCGTGACGGGCAGCGTTTCGTCTGCTGGCACAACGGGGGACGCAACGCCGTATACCGGCAGGTCAACCGCAACCACGGCATCATAACCATCACCGGACAGAATCCCAAAGGCATGTCATTGCCGGGTGAACCGTTACGCTACCGCATCCTCCTGCACGTGCGAGTCAGCCAGCCGATACGCGAATACACGGCCATCCAAGTGGATTGGACGAACCGCACCGTCGTGTTCAACAACACCCCAACGCCCGTCAAGCATGAGCCGACCGGCAGGGCGGTCGGCATCGACCGTGGATGCGTGCACGCCGCCGCCGACTCCGACGGACGGTTCATGGACCTGCCGAAAGACAGGTTGAAGGCCATCGACCGTGAAATCAGGAAACGGCAGAAGGCCCAAGCCCGCAGGGCTGGGAACGCGGGATACTCCAGTGAACGGGAGTACGCGAAGAGCGGCAAGACCAGCCGCGCGTATCGGAGAACACGGCTGGAAATCGGGAGACTGCACGCGAAATCCAAGCGCATACTGGACGACGTGTACCAGAAGTACACGACCCGGCTCGTGCGCGAGAACGACCTGATTGTGTTGGAGAACCTACGGTTGGCGAACATGAGCCGCCGCAACAAGCCTGTTCCCGACCCGTTGCATGAGGGCGGATACCTGCCCAACGGGCAGGCCGCGAAACACGGACTCAACCGGAGCCTGAGACAGGCGAGCATGGGACGACTGTCCTCCATGCTCGCCTACAAGACCCGACTGGCCGAAGGCGTGGGCATGATACTCGTCAACCCCGCCTACACGAGCCAGACATGCAGCCGATGCGGGCATGTGGACAAGAAGAACCGCGAGAGCCAAGCGGTCTTCGTCTGCAAGAAATGCTCGTACACGGCGAACGCCGACGTGAACGCCGCCCGGAACATCCTCGAACGGGGATTGGACACGCTCGCCGTCACGTCGGAAAACCTGTGGGGCGCGGACGGCACCCCGGTCGAACAGGGACGTAAGACCAACGGAAACGCTACACGCGAATCCGTGGCGGTCTCTTAG
- a CDS encoding zinc ribbon domain-containing protein: MSQKVRINGVKENRDSQAVFHCVECGYEANADVNAAKNILGRALIQTGGGTA; the protein is encoded by the coding sequence ATGAGCCAGAAAGTTCGTATCAATGGCGTCAAGGAGAACCGTGATAGCCAAGCGGTCTTCCATTGCGTCGAATGCGGGTATGAGGCGAACGCGGACGTCAACGCGGCCAAGAACATATTGGGCCGTGCTTTGATTCAAACGGGCGGGGGCACCGCCTAG
- a CDS encoding metallophosphoesterase family protein has product MNRTLFAGDLHAKGDLLPFISNMADREHADRIVLLGDICDDWHVSNTGMIRFMERFASWYRAESGRREIVPLLGNHDVPYYMRRGSASFARVRAQAPGFKPGAQRRVHRFAVRVPPPLGVGRNHGITIPILYANVVESAL; this is encoded by the coding sequence GTGAACCGCACCCTGTTCGCCGGCGACCTGCATGCGAAAGGCGACCTGCTGCCTTTCATCTCGAACATGGCAGACCGGGAGCATGCCGACCGGATCGTGCTGCTCGGCGACATATGCGACGACTGGCATGTGTCGAACACGGGCATGATACGGTTCATGGAACGGTTCGCCTCATGGTACCGGGCCGAATCCGGGCGACGGGAGATCGTCCCGCTGCTCGGCAACCATGACGTCCCGTATTACATGCGACGCGGATCCGCCTCGTTCGCGCGCGTACGCGCCCAGGCGCCGGGCTTCAAACCAGGCGCGCAGCGCCGCGTCCACCGTTTTGCCGTGAGGGTGCCCCCGCCTTTAGGCGTGGGGAGGAATCACGGCATTACTATTCCCATATTATACGCGAATGTGGTAGAATCAGCCTTATGA
- a CDS encoding LemA family protein produces MDNKTLKKWMPAGIIVAIVLIIAMILGGTYNGLNTAKLDVDAKWAQVENVMQRRHDLIPNLTNAVKGSMKQEQKVFGAIADARKAYAAATDPNDKLAADRKLGEQTSILVNAIHENYPQLESNKNVKTLMTQLEGSENRISVERKRYIDQVNAYNRQVTSFPANLVAGMFGFQKLQQYEAPAGSDEVPEVNLE; encoded by the coding sequence ATGGATAACAAGACTCTGAAGAAGTGGATGCCGGCGGGCATCATCGTCGCCATCGTGCTCATCATCGCGATGATTCTCGGCGGCACATACAACGGGCTGAACACCGCCAAACTCGACGTTGACGCGAAATGGGCGCAGGTGGAGAACGTGATGCAACGCCGGCACGACCTCATCCCCAACCTGACCAACGCGGTCAAAGGCAGCATGAAACAGGAGCAGAAGGTGTTCGGCGCCATCGCCGACGCACGCAAGGCATACGCCGCCGCGACCGACCCGAACGACAAGCTCGCCGCCGACCGGAAGCTGGGCGAACAGACCTCGATCCTGGTGAACGCGATCCACGAGAACTATCCACAGCTGGAATCCAACAAGAACGTGAAGACACTGATGACCCAGCTGGAGGGTTCGGAGAACCGTATCAGCGTGGAACGCAAACGGTACATCGACCAGGTGAACGCGTACAACCGCCAGGTCACGTCGTTCCCCGCGAATCTGGTGGCCGGCATGTTCGGTTTCCAGAAGCTGCAGCAGTATGAGGCTCCGGCCGGCTCCGATGAGGTTCCGGAGGTGAATCTTGAATAG
- a CDS encoding IS30-like element ISBlo4 family transposase: MTRSHRNEDRGGEHRWTFNGVEYPTRKLMCEARRAEYVRLLDEEGMNFTQAAHAVGVSKRTGKAWRNGRTRATGRNEKPLVDWYRSTMDKPKTLHPRYLSQEERIQIADRLRLGDSIRAIARLLGRDPGTVSREVERNRNPESGGYEPYRAQQKAADRLKRPKPRKAAEGTRLWDEIAAGLRRHWSPEQIANRLRLDFPDNGDMHASVETIYQAIYLQARGELKQELKRAMRQGRTARRPQGGQGRKPRFREPMAMISERPPEIEDRAVPGHWEGDLITGSRNKSAIGTLVERTTRFTILLHLPDGHDAEHVQQAIIDKMQHLPKLLRNSLTWDQGAELALHKRIGASLDMAVYFCDPHSPWQRGTNENTNGLLRQYFPKGTDLSVYPEDYLDAVAEELNDRPRKTLGFMKPSEKIIELLDAA; this comes from the coding sequence GTGACCAGAAGCCACCGAAACGAAGACCGTGGCGGGGAACACCGTTGGACGTTCAACGGCGTCGAATATCCGACGAGGAAGCTGATGTGCGAGGCGAGACGCGCCGAGTACGTGCGCCTGCTGGACGAGGAAGGCATGAACTTCACCCAGGCCGCGCACGCGGTCGGCGTCTCGAAACGCACCGGCAAGGCGTGGCGCAACGGCAGGACGCGCGCCACGGGAAGGAACGAGAAACCCCTGGTGGACTGGTATCGTTCCACCATGGACAAACCCAAGACCCTCCATCCGCGCTACCTGAGCCAGGAGGAGCGCATCCAGATCGCGGACCGTCTGCGTCTGGGCGATTCGATCCGCGCCATCGCCCGCCTGCTGGGCCGCGACCCCGGCACGGTCAGCCGCGAGGTCGAGCGCAACAGGAATCCCGAGTCCGGCGGTTACGAGCCTTACCGCGCCCAGCAGAAGGCCGCGGACCGGCTCAAACGCCCCAAACCGCGCAAGGCGGCCGAGGGCACGCGACTGTGGGACGAGATCGCCGCCGGGTTGCGCAGGCATTGGAGCCCGGAGCAGATAGCCAACCGGCTGAGGCTGGACTTCCCGGATAATGGGGATATGCACGCGAGCGTCGAGACGATCTACCAGGCCATCTACCTGCAGGCCAGGGGCGAACTCAAGCAGGAGCTGAAACGCGCCATGAGGCAGGGGCGAACCGCCCGCAGACCCCAAGGCGGCCAAGGCCGCAAACCCCGTTTCCGCGAACCCATGGCCATGATCTCGGAGCGACCCCCGGAGATCGAGGACCGGGCGGTCCCGGGCCACTGGGAGGGCGATCTCATCACCGGCAGCCGCAACAAAAGCGCCATCGGCACGCTCGTCGAGCGCACCACCAGGTTCACGATCCTGCTGCACCTGCCCGACGGGCACGACGCCGAACACGTCCAGCAGGCCATCATCGACAAGATGCAGCACCTGCCCAAACTCCTGCGCAACAGCCTGACCTGGGACCAGGGAGCGGAACTCGCCCTGCACAAACGGATCGGCGCCTCGCTGGACATGGCCGTCTACTTCTGCGACCCGCACTCCCCGTGGCAGCGCGGCACCAACGAGAACACCAACGGGCTCCTGCGCCAGTACTTCCCCAAAGGCACCGACCTATCCGTCTACCCGGAGGACTACCTCGACGCGGTCGCCGAGGAACTCAACGACCGGCCACGCAAAACCCTCGGGTTCATGAAACCAAGCGAGAAGATCATCGAACTGCTCGACGCCGCGTGA
- a CDS encoding sortase domain-containing protein, with protein sequence MSGLSLTLAILCVFHVGWVWWGDAFDGIHTQQTLAVRHGVKDVDAGDATRIAEPRGGDPPAETEPGHGAVIGWMWIPRFGHDWKRAIQEGTGTDVLANQGIGHYGHTPMPGGKGNSAYAGHRTPGDLGAADTLRPGDPIVIQTARHWYVYKVQSSWMTTPDDVAVVADQPGQGDTRSITLTTCKWSLDEADSLSARLIIRGRLESWSDVGDGIPAELADGTSRPAVRARMAASRVIRRISVRMPVSRVLAAAAGGAWLLLAGLAWLIWHGGRPRREPTWNPLTLAWRLQTGPVPLRIILFILFWTMILFAEWAWLSPWLDATIPLFSTGPSLTGA encoded by the coding sequence GTGTCCGGGCTGAGCCTCACGCTCGCCATCCTGTGCGTGTTCCACGTCGGCTGGGTGTGGTGGGGGGACGCGTTCGACGGCATCCACACGCAGCAGACCCTCGCCGTCCGCCACGGCGTCAAGGACGTGGATGCGGGCGACGCGACCCGGATCGCCGAACCCCGGGGCGGCGACCCGCCGGCCGAAACCGAACCCGGCCACGGCGCCGTCATCGGCTGGATGTGGATACCCCGGTTCGGCCACGACTGGAAACGCGCCATCCAGGAAGGCACCGGCACGGACGTGCTCGCCAACCAGGGGATAGGCCACTACGGGCACACGCCCATGCCCGGCGGGAAAGGCAACAGCGCGTACGCGGGACACCGCACGCCCGGCGACCTGGGGGCCGCCGACACGTTGCGGCCCGGCGACCCGATCGTCATCCAGACCGCCCGGCACTGGTACGTGTACAAGGTGCAGTCATCCTGGATGACCACGCCCGACGACGTCGCGGTCGTCGCCGACCAGCCCGGTCAGGGGGACACCCGCTCGATCACGCTCACCACCTGCAAATGGTCGCTCGACGAGGCCGACAGCCTGTCCGCGCGCCTCATCATACGAGGCCGCCTCGAATCATGGTCGGACGTGGGGGACGGGATCCCCGCCGAACTCGCCGACGGGACCTCGAGACCCGCCGTCAGGGCGCGCATGGCGGCCAGTCGCGTCATACGCCGCATAAGCGTGCGCATGCCCGTCAGCCGCGTCCTCGCCGCCGCCGCGGGCGGCGCCTGGCTCCTGCTCGCCGGCCTCGCATGGCTCATATGGCATGGGGGCAGGCCCCGGCGCGAACCGACATGGAATCCGCTGACCCTCGCCTGGCGTCTCCAGACGGGACCCGTCCCATTGCGGATCATCCTCTTCATCCTGTTCTGGACCATGATCCTGTTCGCCGAATGGGCGTGGCTCAGCCCCTGGCTCGACGCGACGATCCCCCTGTTCTCCACCGGCCCGTCCTTGACGGGCGCATAG
- a CDS encoding cell division protein DivIVA, whose translation MSMAYPMFPLVSAPASYMPVPVDLVQRLASFTLAHPGEPGGLAADEIRHLNLPCGSYGYESEAVDAWLDELAEQLEKR comes from the coding sequence ATGAGCATGGCATACCCGATGTTCCCGCTCGTATCGGCTCCCGCATCCTACATGCCGGTACCCGTCGACCTGGTGCAGCGCCTCGCCTCGTTCACCCTGGCCCACCCCGGGGAGCCGGGAGGCCTTGCCGCCGACGAGATCAGGCATCTGAACCTGCCCTGCGGCTCCTACGGGTATGAGAGCGAAGCCGTCGATGCCTGGCTTGACGAACTGGCGGAACAGCTTGAAAAGAGGTGA